In Sulfurimonas sp. hsl 1-7, the genomic window CATATCGTTGTGTTTGAAAAAAGTGACATCTACATGTTCAAGGTTTGTAGCAAGCACTCCTGAAGCGTGATAGAGCTCATCCATAAAAAGCTTGTCACCTTTTCGTACCAAAGACTCGATCAAGGCGATATTTGCATTAAAGCCGCTGCCTAAAACAACGCCCGCTTCAAAACCGTTTATGCTGCACAACTCATCTTCAAAATCTTTATGTATCTGATGATAACCGTTTACTAAAAGGGAAGCTTTTGAACTATGGAGATCTAACTCATTTAAAACCTCTACAGTTTTGCGGTGCAGCTCTTTATTGTGAGCTAGTCCCAGATAATCATTTGAGGCAAAATCTTTTATCTTATAATCTAAAACTTCACGTGTACGAAAACGCCCCGACTTTTTTAACGCTTTTATTTCGTTGCTATAAAAATTCATCTGGTTACTACTTGATTTCTACCGTTTGCTTTTGCTTGATAAAGTGCTTCATCCGCTCTGGTTAAAAGATGATCCGAATCTTCACCTAGGATATATTCGGTTACACCGAAACTCATAGTAATCGGTAACACTACTTTATGTTCAGCTACTTTTTTTCTTACTTTTTCTGCTAACTTTGCACCTTTTTGAGCATCTGCATACGGGACGATAATCACAAACTCTTCACCGCCCATTCTACAAAAGATGTCTGCCTCTCTAATCATTGTAGAGATCAGTTTTGTGTACTCAATCAGTACATTATCCCCGACACCGTGACCGTGTTTATCGTTCACTCGTTTAAAATGATCTATATCTATCATAATAACTGCTATAGGGAACTTGTAACGTTTTGCAAGGGAGATGGTCTCTTCAATTTTTGTTTTGTAAAAGCGTCTGTTACCAATATTTGTCAATGAATCCGTAATAGTTAATTTTTCCAATTTTATTTTATACATCTCTTCATTGGTTACATCGGAAAAAATAGCACTGTAGTACCCTTTCTCTTCAGAAACCAGTGAAACACCTACCGTAAAATAGTAGCTTTGATTGTTATAATTGATTTTAACCTTGTTTCTTTTTTCAGGATTGTTCAGGATGTAATCGATCCATAATTCGCCGTCCATATATCTCGTTATATATCCCTCTTCATGTACAAAAAGTTCACATATACACCCGTATCTATCTTTAAACTCGTCAATATCCTTCTCTTTTGAGAAGTACTTAAAAAATGTTTGATTAACATCTATAATTCTGTTTTTGTCGTTTATAACAACTATATTTGTTGAAGAGTCTATAATATTTTTTATATAAGATTTTTGACGTGCTAAAAGATAAAAAAGTACAAGATTTACCATACCTGCTAAGATAAGGATAAAGATAAATCCGATTGCTACCCACTTAAAGATGAAAAACTCTTCATCATCGGTAGATATATCCGCCAACTTTTGAAACATTATATAGTACCCAAGAGTCTCTTTGTTAAAATCAACTATTGGATAAGATACTATCATGTAACCGTTTTCAATCTTATACCCAGTAGAGAAATAGTTCTCTACCCCCTCGCGTTGCAGATACTCCAGTTTCTCTTTTGGAACATCAAAGTTTGCGATGTAATACCCCTCTAAAAAGGTTTCGGTGAAAGGATACTGCAGTTTTTGAGTATGTTTTTTATTTAGCATAACTACAGAATCTATCTTAGATTTTTTAAGACCTTTTTCTATAGAGTTAAAGTGTGAAATCAGCTCAAGTATACCAACTACACGATTTGATTCCATTATTGGCACTATTGCCTTAATCGCAACAGTAAACTTTCCAGAACTTATTGTATAGAGAACTTTTTTTGTTTTTAGAACCTCTGCAAGATCAGCTCTTACATTTGTTAAGTCATCTCCGCGTCTATTGGTCCAGCTTCTATATACTGAGTTTAAATCTTTATCTATTATATTGAACCATATGTTTTTATACTCTGTATCTTGTTTTAATTTTTTTACTAACTCTTTATAATATTGTCTATGAACTTTTCTGTGCTTTATCTCTTCAATTAGACGTTGATCTTGAGAGAGCACTAAAGCAATTGCTAAAGTAGCTTTTTGTTTTTCGTAAATCATCTGAGCTACACGAGACTGCATACTTGTTGCTTGATGCTTGTAATTCTCTTCTTGCATCTCATGTTTTTTAGCATTTACAAAATCAAAGTAGTAATACGAAGCTACCATTAAAATAGAGATAAAACTTGCTAAGAATATATAGATCTTACGGTTGTTGAAAATATTCATCTACATAAACCTCTTGAGCACTTCTACACTGAGTCCCATTGCAGTACTTTCATACCCGCGTACATCTTTAATATACGACTTGCAAAACCCTTCTACCATACAGCCGCCCGCTTTTCCACGCCACATGCCGCTTTCTAAATAACTCTCTAAATCATCATGATCAAACTCATCAAAGATATAATCTGTTTTAGAGATATCTACTATCTTCTTTGTTTGTGAATGGTAGATCATGCAAGTGATAATACTTGTAATATTTCCACTTTGCGTTAGTAAAATATTACGAGCATCATCTTTACATTTTGCTTTTCGAAGAATTTGGTTTTGTGAGGTAACAACGGTATCGGCAACTAAAAGTGGATAATCATTAATCCCAAAAGCTTTGAGATTTGCTTCATACTTTCCAAGTGTTGCCTGATATACGAAGTTTTTTGGAGAGGTTGCAACTATGCTCTCTTCATCAAACTCTACACTCTCTTGAATAAAGTCTATCTCTGCATTTTGCAGTAAAAGTGCACGAGTCTCAGATGAAGAAGCAAGTCTAATACGCATTTCTAAGGGTAACTCCTAAGAATATAGCGATAACTCCTAAAATAATATTTAAAGGAACCATATATTTTCCGATAAGTTCTAAAGCTTTTTTAGCACCTGCACTGTCACCTGCATCTAAAAGTTTTTGTGCTTTGTTACGTCTTAAAATCATAGCTAAAAGATTCACTGCCATTACCATCCAAATAACCTCTTTCACATGTACAAGGTTATAGATATACATTGCATAGTCATCAATTACATTACCGCTTGCATCAACAGCTGCCGCACGAAAGCCTAAGCCCACAGCCATAATAACAGCCGTAATAATTAAGATAAATACAAACGGAGAAACTATTGTAAATAATCTCTTTAAGGCATGTGCACTTCTTTGCATTCTGTGAAGCGGTGACTCAATTTGAGCAAATGAGTAATGAGCAGCATATCGCATCGCGATCATACCACCAACCCATACAACTGCACTGATTACGTGTAAAAAAACAATAATTGTTTTATATTCCGCAAAAAGTTGTACCAGAAAATCTTTCATTAGTTAAGTACCTCTTGAATATATTGTAAAGATGCTTCTTTCGCTTCAGGAAGTTTTGTTTTATCTTTTCCACCCGCTTGAGCAAAGTCAGGACGGCCGCCGCCGCCACCACCAAGTATCGGTGCAATTTGT contains:
- the maf gene encoding septum formation inhibitor Maf; translated protein: MRIRLASSSETRALLLQNAEIDFIQESVEFDEESIVATSPKNFVYQATLGKYEANLKAFGINDYPLLVADTVVTSQNQILRKAKCKDDARNILLTQSGNITSIITCMIYHSQTKKIVDISKTDYIFDEFDHDDLESYLESGMWRGKAGGCMVEGFCKSYIKDVRGYESTAMGLSVEVLKRFM
- a CDS encoding sensor domain-containing diguanylate cyclase — its product is MNIFNNRKIYIFLASFISILMVASYYYFDFVNAKKHEMQEENYKHQATSMQSRVAQMIYEKQKATLAIALVLSQDQRLIEEIKHRKVHRQYYKELVKKLKQDTEYKNIWFNIIDKDLNSVYRSWTNRRGDDLTNVRADLAEVLKTKKVLYTISSGKFTVAIKAIVPIMESNRVVGILELISHFNSIEKGLKKSKIDSVVMLNKKHTQKLQYPFTETFLEGYYIANFDVPKEKLEYLQREGVENYFSTGYKIENGYMIVSYPIVDFNKETLGYYIMFQKLADISTDDEEFFIFKWVAIGFIFILILAGMVNLVLFYLLARQKSYIKNIIDSSTNIVVINDKNRIIDVNQTFFKYFSKEKDIDEFKDRYGCICELFVHEEGYITRYMDGELWIDYILNNPEKRNKVKINYNNQSYYFTVGVSLVSEEKGYYSAIFSDVTNEEMYKIKLEKLTITDSLTNIGNRRFYKTKIEETISLAKRYKFPIAVIMIDIDHFKRVNDKHGHGVGDNVLIEYTKLISTMIREADIFCRMGGEEFVIIVPYADAQKGAKLAEKVRKKVAEHKVVLPITMSFGVTEYILGEDSDHLLTRADEALYQAKANGRNQVVTR